The following nucleotide sequence is from Deltaproteobacteria bacterium.
AAAGAAAGGCTTGACTATAAATGAACTATTGGAGATAAACAAAAATGCCAGCGTCGCTAACGCTCCGATGGGGGTGCCGAATGATATTGAAATCAGGTGCCGAATAGAATTGAAACAGACTGCCGAATGGAGTGAAATACACAATCTCGCCTAATCTCGCCCATACCCAATCTATAGGAAAAAATTTTTGACTATTATCAATATCTAAAACCGTATTTATGTTCTCTTTTTTCAAAGGCTTCTTTTCCTCCCTCAAGGATTTCACATACATGTTCTCTTATTCCTTGTTTTTCTAAAATGCTATTTGTCGAATCATCTTTAAACGTATTTTCAAGAGAACCTTGAACATAAGATATTTTTGAAACTTGTTTTCCTAAACTTCTATCAAAATTCGCAACAATTATCTGCTCAGAATCAGTATTAACGACAAGGTTTGGATTATGAGTAACTATTATTACCTGCCTTCTTTTTTTAGCATCTCTGAAATATCTCATAAGAGTCTGGTAAATTGAGCGATTATCAAGATTTTCTTCTGGCTGATCTATAAGTATAGGGCGTTTATCTTCCTTGTCTAATTCTAAAAATAGGATAAGCAGTGCGACTCCTTTAAGGCCTGGTGATAAATTATCAAGTTCTATCCCATTAAATTTTATAGAATAACTAATACTATAATAATCCATTCCATAGAGCCAATCGTAAAAGTCTTTTTCGGTATAGCCTTCCTTTAATTGCGTAGAAATCTTATAATCAATGCCTTTTTCATCTTTTAAGAATAGAGCCTCAATATCGTTTATAAATTTCCATATAATTTCTTTATTGGGGTTAGATAAATCTTCATTTTCTATTTTAAGTGGTAATTTTTGATGTTCTAATTCTCCATAAAGAGATTCAATAG
It contains:
- a CDS encoding ATP-binding protein — translated: RLPPLPTFYENRKKIFIEFFNLLFKEKKKLEDIYLPLVKELQESTEENERLFNFSIQFNFDTKSMADRGGSLIDHGNKGRFYRRTIESLYGELEHQKLPLKIENEDLSNPNKEIIWKFINDIEALFLKDEKGIDYKISTQLKEGYTEKDFYDWLYGMDYYSISYSIKFNGIELDNLSPGLKGVALLILFLELDKEDKRPILIDQPEENLDNRSIYQTLMRYFRDAKKRRQVIIVTHNPNLVVNTDSEQIIVANFDRSLGKQVSKISYVQGSLENTFKDDSTNSILEKQGIREHVCEILEGGKEAFEKREHKYGFRY